Proteins encoded within one genomic window of Pieris rapae chromosome 1, ilPieRapa1.1, whole genome shotgun sequence:
- the LOC110998813 gene encoding zinc finger FYVE domain-containing protein 26 homolog isoform X1, protein MKEDEFKYMLYLLDNLTPEIYDELTQVFFDIKESKGIQSLSQEIFNFFKQNLKNNPVTTSEILRFYKNYVDAKDLKKINGLYIDILKHEVSENSPDKLITVLSLFKCTDDFLSQFTNEILNYIAGDVFKQHRKQILISLVPQERPQLIHSLTNFIHKNDSHKAFKLTAEYMIELCYEDKVHWLLKAAEIYKQQLHDMKTVTFQINNFTKQLLIMVLIDLTNCPETYDLISLVNQLSNIFSILDTYTTTDNQLQFYLTEVKRELTLIKFCLENNCKITTTSVLNQILAQSALTVISQVCRLSKMDRYKVSRLLNMNNDFILELKALSHKHDRRNKASGTNWDISIYNSYCIITKVIDTILDSAEGAENLDEINNSMDDIRRLLSSIQPLQCCIEVIENIFSCLFLRYEYVSCYEHNQDFPCGTHSECSYFYSKKQMKPSNNTKSSNSGFMCNSLITQVILNTLKTCLENLSNRNEVTTCTESNTLARLRRLLDVVNHSIWKMQLVSTLSPDSSPIQMKLCMDYVEVDNSSEDEDCEIDLKLTRKKPKVRRRHTNPKPNGEKAMLASTISASDEVCSLKKNTIDFISIMLAKPNSLVALALYHNDFPKANQILEMFDLSDSEIATEVTFTEQLRHLISKIKNIVCYRDCSRYPTKELSALSVVSTEVMGLVEGFLAANRAPNSFDIIELGSRHPHLQLYSHQNSPFINAVDILISSGLNREITYGLINVVERKLAEVRSSTDVASVKKINYIRFVEDIASVTFEIFGNTDKSFNFTDNICELITDCRIPIKHKEFCKLNQLSKELKQCCIDLEEIVKPSESKLDENLLQRYHQIYMNVVATSDKDICNIAEVIRHGSKKTRVPYLRKCYMYTKSVSQLEHENLLNESPSSCDTPYFAVLERHLHNIFGKMLNNKDLPITFLEPICKKLNVNLIPKLILNFCPSISLVGTAKEAAEENFNNLLHVVFGFKNPEEKLFVDPIADFAPLPRTPDPQCLTYVVLHNWVLAHIIKRIHTSLNETDMQQSIDDRTKCMNRYMELERFDKTKVLFDENKYLASLHTLIDLDKLFIYLPKLLECGKILQCLKIIDSLSERQLLQSANLNNLRDLILFKLATNSMVNQNWKYCQYLRCPELKVDLVLNNLNYWSAEGALEIVDYLRFILDKSTVDDDLFQICSDWMAKIPLYEQIASIMGTSHWYAIYEKSIENPENIVEILMDSQQFKLCLDWADIHDVTEHMKNLIIVNLLRQLFEYSNQATPSVVQDLFARLSPSEALELMLAEISKVRNVEMLRVCLDYINSHSNSSKPFENLKIGLQIILEMEANLRHLFWDLIEKPILMIEQLLMNGKLEILTDILNKIAPNLKYDTNGDYLYYNIKTIDSVVISRNAVDSLLRYYAEKALDMKNPRVCPSPPLKPWDDALLQSIDSINLEGVSRPFVMPEQVPSKEQWVEDFTADRCMLCKISIFSMIIRRHHCRRCGRLVCHACSRNRMQVPTYPSGVKFRVCDDCYIQTMNKKSTTDQDNLITSSNSDSAGSGVTCMDWSLSTNAKKNDAVRDEFSYEFTPNVTLCLSIMKMHTINLDYPRFLLDRSDEIARELSIGSCGDSRWLVRARRSLLLAAAELYSRAPTDQPGARVAETGAAHVARCLSHAEAMATLVQHQAHHLVPHHGAHPSQIVRSLLEAEKWELALEIATKSGIPRSSVLAAWGKACLKAGCFREARRKFALCFKTTPNVYIDMSEDLEYGKEAAEVQFTNRKIHSLRTGERCISTSSIQSEGRVRSNPPLLNEIINMLEEMNYPVNQQLLDKAENIKTTNEKLSTMNTSKKILPLTEPALNIMHMLASVKKIKQGDYSDFQTATIQPKKSLNILRRNNNTEKSDYQNKRLDPYFYKECVFYLSNYGSHVANIMFYLKHSNLVEVIKYCYENAVDKEIFTESVYMECLKRDKVSEMLKAMRDFDSSLEMWSEYIMHICRTLEMNKRLDALYALQCGSGQHARASASCALLYSRPVIGQTFATLLARQHHLTAGLHHLGQCVPVANRINDPKSIQFHLDRNTIDNLMTTFSRQMEVAKYLANCETANRLNDKVIHDIIPFNTRQSETTDRRPLTLFGSNTDKIKLIAVILVAGQSIESGFELAFKIITEHKLDSMNIYSHVARYLVNTDRFTEVKTLAKCIRNSKETAANLMSDQVLEAGVSAVVRRCESRGQLFDEQAEILIADINSVTIKISCYLTCHNVTSAYIMAARNDRTNDLRRVLQEAERIGNDQVRNACLKRLTTKNKA, encoded by the exons ttttttgatattaaagaaTCCAAAGGAATTCAATCTCTCTCTCaagaaatattcaatttttttaaacaaaatctcAAAAACAATCCTGTCACAACATCTGAAATAttgagattttataaaaattatgtcgaCGCCAAAgacttgaaaaaaataaatggtctttatatagatattttaaagcatGAGGTATCTGAAAACAGTCCTGATAAGCTAATAActgttttatcattatttaaatgtactgaTGATTTCTTGTCTCAGTTTACAAATgaaattcttaattatattgcTGGAGATGTGTTTAAGCAACACaggaaacaaattttaattagcttAGTGCCACAAGAGAGGCCACAGTTAATTCACAGTCTAACAAACTTTATCCATAAAAATGATTCACATAAAGCGTTTAAACTGACAGCTGAATATATGATAGAACTGTGCTATGAAGATAAAGTACATTGGTTGCTAAAAGCtgcagaaatatataaacaacaaCTACATGACATGAAAACAGTAACATTTCAAATTAACAACTTTACTAAACAATTACTAATAATGGTGCTTATTGATCTAACAAATTGTCCTGAAACATATGATCTAATATCATTGGTAAATCAATtgagtaatatattttcaatacttGATACATACACAACAACAGATAATCAGcttcaattttatttgactgaagTTAAGAGAGAGTTGACATTGATAAAATTCTGTTTGgagaataattgtaaaattacgACAACATcagttttaaatcaaattttagcACAAAGTGCACTAACTGTTATATCTCAAGTCTGTCGACTTTCCAAGATGGACAGATATAAAGTATCAAGATTActtaatatgaataatgattttattttggagTTAAAAGCCTTAAGCCACAAACATGATAGAAGAAATAAAGCAAGTGGAACTAATTGggatatatctatttataatagcTACTGTATCATAACAAAAGTTATTGACACAATTTTAGATTCAGCTGAGGGAGCAGAAAACTtagatgaaattaataattctatggATGATATTAGGCGACTCCTTTCATCAATACAACCTTTACAATGTTGTATAGAAGTTatagaaaacatattttcctGTTTATTTTTGAGGTATGAATATGTCTCGTGTTATGAACATAATCAAGATTTCCCTTGTGGCACCCATTCTGAATGTTCATATTTTTACTCGAAAAAGCAAATGAAACCTTCCAACAACACGAAAAGTTCTAATTCCGGTTTTATGTGTAACTCTTTAATTActcaagttattttaaataccttgaaGACATGCTTggaaaatttatcaaatagaAATGAAGTAACAACTTGTACTGAATCAAATACTTTAGCGAGATTAAGGCGACTTCTTGATGTGGTTAACCATTCAATATGGAAAATGCAGCTTGTTTCAACTCTATCTCCTGATTCAAGTCCCATACAGATGAAGCTATGTATGGACTATGTGGAAGTTGATAACAGTAGTGAAGATGAAGATTGTGAGATTGATTTAAAGTTAACTAGAAAAAAACCAAAGGTACGGCGCCGTCATACCAACCCGAAGCCAAATGGTGAAAAAGCTATGCTCGCATCTACTATTTCAGCTTCAGATGAAG TTTGTAGCCTAAAGAAGAAtacaattgattttatatcgATAATGCTTGCAAAACCAAATAGCCTGGTAGCTTTGGCACTTTACCATAATGATTTTCCCAAAGCCAATCAAATTTTGGAG ATGTTTGATTTGTCGGACTCTGAAATTGCTACTGAAGTCACATTTACGGAGCAACTCAGGCATcttatatcaaaaattaaaaacatagtttGCTATAGAGACTGTTCAAGATATCCCACAAAAGAATTATCTGCCTTGTCTGTTGTTTCTACGGAAGTCATGGGCCTCGTTGAAGGATTCCTCGCTGCCAATAGGGCGCCTAATTCTTTTGATATTATTGAGTTGGGATCACGCCACCCACACTTACAACTATACAGTCACCAAAACTCACCATTCATAAATGCTGTGGACATTCTTATAAGCAGTGGTCTTAACAGAGAGATTACATATGGTCTTATCAATGTTGTCGAAAGAAAACTCGCCGAAGTCAGAAGTAGTACTGATGTTGCAtctgtaaagaaaattaattatataagatttGTTGAAGATATTGCAAGCGTTACTTTTGAGATATTCGGAAATACAGACAAATCATTCAATTTTACAGACAATATATGCGAGTTGATAACTGATTGTAGAATTCCTATTAAGCACAAAGAGTTTTGTAAGCTTAACCAACTTTcaaaagaattaaaacaatGCTGCATTGATTTAGAGGAAATAGTCAAACCGAGCGAATCCAAATTAGATGAGAATTTGCTGCAACGATATCATCAAATTTACATGAATGTTGTCGCTACGTCCGATAAAGACATTTGTAACATCGCAGAAGTCATCCGTCACGGGTCCAAAAAGACAAGAGTTCCATACCTTAGAAAgtgttatatgtatacaaaatcaGTGTCCCAATTGGAACACGAAAATCTCCTTAATGAATCTCCATCGTCATGTGATACCCCATATTTTGCAGTGCTGGAACGtcatttacataatatctTCGGTAAAATGTTGAATAACAAGGACTTGCCCATAACATTCTTGGAGcctatatgtaaaaaattaaatgtcaatttAATTCCGAAGCTCATCCTGAACTTCTGTCCGTCCATATCTTTAGTGGGCACAGCGAAAGAGGCAGCcgaagaaaattttaataacctcCTTCATGTTGTATTTGGTTTTAAGAATCCAGAAGAGAAGCTTTTCGTCGATCCTATAGCGGACTTTGCTCCTTTGCCTCGGACCCCAGACCCTCAATGTCTGACATATGTTGTGTTACATAACTGGGTGCTCGCACATATTATCAAGAGAATACATACATCGCTAAACGAAACAGATATGCAACAAAGTATTGACGATCGAACTAAATGTATGAATAGGTACATGGAGCTGGAAAGATTCGATAAAACCAAAGTGCTGTTTGATGAGAACAAATACCTTGCCTCGTTGCATACTTTGATAGATCTCGACAAACTCTTCATATATTTGCCAAAACTGTTGGAGTGTGGTAAAATTCTGCAATGTCTGAAGATAATTGACTCGCTCTCGGAACGGCAACTACTGCAAAGTgcgaatttaaataatttaagagatttaattttgtttaaactggCAACAAATTCGATGGTAAATCAAAATTGGAAGTACTGTCAGTATCTGAGATGCCCGGAGTTAAAAGTTGATTTAGTACTGAATAATCTCAATTATTGGTCAGCTGAAGGCGCTTTAGAAATTGTTGATTATTTAAGGTTCATATTAGATAAATCGACAGTAGATGATGatttgtttcaaatttgttCAGATTGGATGGCTAAAATACCTTTATATGAGCAG ATAGCGTCGATAATGGGAACTAGTCATTGGTATGCTATCTATGAAAAATCGATTGAAAATCCTGAGAACATTGTGGAGATCTTAATGGATAGTCAACAG tttaaattatgtttagacTGGGCCGACATCCATGACGTAACGGAACATATGAAAAATCTTATCATTGTGAACTTGCTACGACAGCTATTCGAATATTCAAATCAAGCGACTCCATCTGTAGTTCAAGATCTATTCGCAAGATTATCTCCGTCTGAAGCTTTGGAGCTGATGTTAGCCGAAATTTCAAAAGTGAGGAACGTGGAAATGCTTCGAGTGTGTCTCGATTACATAAATTCCCATTCAAACAGTTCAAAACCTtttgaaaatctaaaaatcGGGCTGCAAATTATTCTGGAAATGGAGGCGAATTTGCGTCATCTGTTCTGGGATTTGATTGAGAAACCCATACTTATGATCGAGCAATTGCTGATGAATGGCAAACTGGAAATTCTGACGGACATTCTGAACAAGATAGCTCCCAACCTGAAGTACGACACAAATGGCGATTACCTCTACTACAATATAAAGACTATTGACTCGGTTGTGATATCGCGCAACGCGGTAGATTCTCTGCTAAGGTACTATGCGGAGAAGGCGTTGGATATGAAAAACCCGCGTGTCTGTCCATCTCCACCTTTAAAACCGTGGGACGATGCTTTGCTCCAATCGATTGATTCGATAAACTTGGAGGGCGTGTCGCGGCCATTTGTGATGCCGGAACAGGTGCCTTCAAAAGAACAATGGGTGGAGGATTTTACGGCAGATAGATGCATGTTGTGTAAAATCTCGATTTTCTCAATGATCATACGGCGACATCACTGTAGAAGATGCGGTCGGCTCGTCTGTCACGCGTGTTCTAGGAATAGAATGCAG GTGCCAACATATCCAAGTGGAGTAAAATTCCGCGTATGCGACGACTGTTATATCCAAACTATGAACAAAAAATCTACAACGGATCAGGATAATCTCATTACGAGTAGTAATTCCGATTCAGCTGGTAGTGGGGTCACCTGTATGGACTGGAGTCTATCAACCAACGCTAAAAAGAATGATGCTGTGCGCGATGAATTCAGCTATGAATTTACACCGAATGTGACCCTGTGCTTGTCTATTATGAAGATGCATACTATAAATCTGGATTATCCTAG ATTTCTCCTCGATCGAAGCGACGAAATAGCCCGAGAGCTGTCGATCGGCAGTTGTGGAGATTCGAGATGGCTCGTACGCGCTCGACGCTCACTGTTACTAGCTGCTGCCGAGCTGTACTCGCGTGCACCTACTGACCAGCC TGGAGCTCGAGTGGCCGAGACGGGAGCGGCTCACGTAGCCCGATGTCTCTCTCACGCAGAAGCCATGGCCACGCTTGTCCAACATCAGGCTCACCACTTGGTGCCGCATCACGGTGCCCATCCCA GCCAAATAGTCCGATCTCTATTGGAAGCCGAAAAATGGGAGTTGGCCCTGGAAATAGCCACGAAATCTGGTATTCCGCGATCGAGTGTTCTCGCCGCTTGGGGCAAGGCGTGCTTAAAAGCGGGCTGCTTCAGAGAGGCGAGGAGAAAATTCGCTTTGTGTTTCAAAACTACACCCAACGTTTATATTGATATGTCAGAGGACCTGGAGTACGGAAAGGAGGCAGCCGAAGTACAGTTTACGAACAGAAAGATCCATAGTTTGAGGACTGGCGAAAG GTGCATTTCGACATCGAGTATACAATCGGAAGGTCGTGTGCGTTCAAACCCACCGCtacttaatgaaataattaatatgctcGAAGAGATGAATTATCCAGTGAATCAACAGTTGCTCGATAAAGCTGAGAATATAAAG ACTACAAACGAAAAACTATCAACGATGAATACAAGCAAAAAAATCCTCCCACTAACAGAACCAGCTCTCAACATAATGCATATGTTGGCGAGtgttaaaaagataaaacaagGCGATTACAGTGATTTCCAAACGGCCACAATTCAGCCGAAAAAATCGTTAAATATACTAcgacgtaataataatacggAGAAATCTGATTATCAGAACAAAAGGCTCGATCCGTACTTTTACAAGGAATGCGTGTTTTACTTAAGTAATTATGGATCTCATGTTGCGAATatcatgttttatttgaagCATAGCAATTTGGTGGAGGTGATAAAGTATTGCTACGAAAATGCAGTGGACAAAGAGATATTTACCGAATCAGTATATATGGAGTGTTTGAAGAGGGACAAAGTTAGTGAGATGCTGAAAGCGATGAGGGATTTCGACAGTAGTCTAGAGATGTGGTCG gaATACATAATGCACATATGCCGCACATTAGAGATGAACAAACGTCTCGATGCGCTATACGCGTTGCAGTGCGGTAGTGGGCAACATGCGCGTGCGTCGGCCTCTTGCGCTTTGCTTTATTCGCGGCCCGTGATTGGACAAACGTTTGCCACTCTTTTGGCAAGACAACATCACCTTACTGCGGGGTTACATCATTTGGGACAGTGTGTTCCGGTTGCTAATA GAATAAACGACCCTAAATCAATACAGTTCCATCTAGATAGAAATACCATAGACAATTTGATGACAACGTTTTCCCGACAAATGGAAGTGGCTAAGTACTTGGCCAACTGTGAAACCGCTAACAGACTAAACGACAAAGTGATACACGATATCATACCCTTCAACACGCGTCAGTCAGAGACAACAGACCGCAGACCGCTGACACTGTTTGGTTCTAacacagataaaattaaacttatagcCGTTATTCTTGTTGCTGGACAGTCTATTGAAAGTGGATTTGAACTAGCTTTTaa aattatAACTGAACACAAGCTCGATTCAATGAATATATACAGTCACGTTGCTAGATATTTGGTAAACACGGATCGATTTACGGAAGTGAAGACATTGGCTAAATGTATAAGAAACTCAAAGGAAACCGCTGCTAA TCTGATGAGCGACCAAGTATTAGAAGCGGGGGTGTCAGCCGTCGTCCGGCGCTGCGAGTCTCGAGGGCAACTGTTTGACGAACAAGCTGAAATACTCATTGCAGACATTAATAGTGTTACCATAAAG ATTTCCTGTTATCTCACCTGCCACAATGTAACCAGCGCCTACATCATGGCAGCGCGTAATGATCGCACCAATGACCTGCGCCGCGTGTTGCAAGAAGCTGAGAGAATTGGCAATGATCAAGTGCGGAATGCCTGCTTAAAGAGACttacaactaaaaataaagcCTAG